The following coding sequences lie in one Lolium perenne isolate Kyuss_39 chromosome 2, Kyuss_2.0, whole genome shotgun sequence genomic window:
- the LOC127330832 gene encoding protein VACUOLELESS GAMETOPHYTES-like codes for MTRTEEDAHPAVISHPAHPQHKLQRAVVDAKFKCDGCMQLGKGRSYRCEPCDYDIHTRCAPTESSLKHHLLKNCKLDFRLKPPGPGCWCDACGDECLGFLYSNRDRNVDLHPRCAFLPQQVVIDGVPFELHTKKESALTCFRCQQKGARRNTYWSYRSRDSGEHRYVHVGCLIDGTRGKEESVPTPTELVNNPGKGAWYKSIWKFTKIVAKLSFYLITFDAMGIFTMAGDVVDCFM; via the coding sequence ATGACTAGAACCGAGGAAGATGCTCATCCGGCAGTGATCTCCCACCCCGCACATCCGCAGCACAAGCTTCAGCGGGCGGTGGTGGACGCCAAGTTCAAGTGCGACGGCTGCATGCAGCTCGGCAAGGGTCGTAGCTATCGGTGTGAGCCATGCGACTACGACATCCACACACGCTGCGCGCCTACCGAGTCGAGCCTGAAACACCATCTGCTAAAAAACTGCAAGCTCGACTTCCGCCTCAAGCCGCCCGGCCCCGGCTGCTGGTGCGACGCCTGCGGCGATGAATGTCTCGGCTTCTTGTACAGCAACCGCGACCGCAACGTCGACCTCCACCCCCGCTGCGCTTTCCTCCCACAGCAGGTCGTCATAGACGGCGTCCCGTTCGAGCTCCACACGAAGAAGGAATCGGCCCTTACTTGTTTCCGGTGCCAGCAGAAAGGCGCCCGCCGCAACACTTACTGGTCCTATCGTTCCCGCGACAGCGGGGAACATAGGTACGTGCACGTGGGGTGCCTGATAGACGGCACCCGCGGCAAGGAGGAGAGCGTACCAACACCAACAGAACTGGTGAACAATCCTGGCAAGGGCGCATGGTACAAGAGTATTTGGAAGTTCACCAAGATCGTTGCAAAACTGAGCTTCTATCTCATCACATTCGATGCGATGGGTATTTTTACCATGGCTGGAGACGTCGTTGACTGTTTCATGTGA